A window of the Helianthus annuus cultivar XRQ/B chromosome 4, HanXRQr2.0-SUNRISE, whole genome shotgun sequence genome harbors these coding sequences:
- the LOC110932974 gene encoding uncharacterized protein LOC110932974: MFDRLGQGKTSPTKMSIQLANRSIKYPQGVAKNLLVKVGDFVFLADFVILDMEEDTEVLLILGRPFLATVHAIMDMSDGKLTLRVGDEEMKFGVGKRVEDDPINYMDIIDSSLDDVLRRCNTGCETSRLGIKHTRKGGVYQGNV, translated from the coding sequence atgtttgaCCGACTCGGGCAAGGTAAAACAAGCCCCACAAAGATGAGCATACAACTAGCCAATAGGTCTATCAAGTACCCACAAGGTGTTGCCAAAAATCTATTGGTAAAAGTTGGAGACTTTGTCTTCCTGGCCGACTTTGttatactcgacatggaggaagacactgAAGTACTGCTCATTCTAGGAAGACCATTCCTTGCCACCGTTCACGCAATTATGGATATGAGTGATGGGAAACTAACATTGAGAGTCGGGGACGAAGAGATGaaattcggggttgggaagagagtaGAAGACGACCCGATTAACTACATGGATATCATAGACTCAAGCTTGGATGACGTCCTCCGACGGTGCAACACAGGATGCGAGACATCCCGCCtgggaataaaacacactcgaaaaGGTGGAGTTTACCAAGGGAACGTATAA